One window of the Acinonyx jubatus isolate Ajub_Pintada_27869175 chromosome A2, VMU_Ajub_asm_v1.0, whole genome shotgun sequence genome contains the following:
- the LOC113593574 gene encoding small ubiquitin-related modifier 1-like, translating into MSDQEPKPSTEDLWDKKVGEHIKLKVIGQDSSEIQFKVKMTTHLNKLKTSHCQRQSVPMNSLRFLFEDQRSADNYTPKEIGMEEDVIEVYQEQ; encoded by the coding sequence ATGTCTGACCAGGAGCCAAAACCTTCAACTGAGGACTTGTGGGATAAGAAGGTAGGAGAACACATTAAACTGAAAGTCATTGGACAGGATAGCAGTGAGATTCAGTTCAAAGTGAAAATGACAACACACCTCAATAAACTCAAAACATCACACTGCCAAAGACAGAGTGTTCCAATGAATTCACTCAGGTTTCTCTTTGAAGATCAGAGAAGTGCTGATAATTACACTCCAAAAGAAATTGGAATGGAGGAAGATGTGATTGAAGTTTATCAGGAACAATGA